In Rutidosis leptorrhynchoides isolate AG116_Rl617_1_P2 chromosome 2, CSIRO_AGI_Rlap_v1, whole genome shotgun sequence, one genomic interval encodes:
- the LOC139889538 gene encoding uncharacterized mitochondrial protein AtMg00810-like has product MAMTDEYKALMDNNTWVLVPRTPNMHVIRSLWIFRHKIKSDGSLERYKARLVGDGRSQIVGIDCNVTFSPVVKPATIRLVLSIALSKSWNINQLDVKNAFLHGSLNETVYMYQPYGFRDSTKPDHVCLLKRSLYGLKQAPRVWYQRFETFSSSIGFHHSHSDHSLFVNTRGHDTTYLLLYVDDIILVTSSGSLRTNLMSLFVNEFAMKDLGSLHYFLGISVTRNENGLFLSQEQYAEDIVIHAGMAGCNTIRTPVDTNGKMSTSQGPSYSNPIEFRSLAGALQYLTFTRRDISYTVQQICLHMHDPKECHMHALRRIIRYIRGTVSHGLQFTKSSLSSLVSYTDADWGGCPDTRRSTSVYCVFLGGNLVSWSAKRQSTVPPSSAEAEYRGDANVVSESCWLRNILLELC; this is encoded by the coding sequence ATGGCCATGACCGATGAATACAAAGCCTTAATGGATAATAATACTTGGGTACTTGTCCCGCGCACCCCTAACATGCATGTTATTCGTAGTTTGTGGATTTTCAGGCACAAAATAAAATCAGATGGTTCACTCGAACGATACAAAGCTCGTCTAGTTGGTGATGGAAGATCACAAATTGTTGGCATTGATTGCAATGTAACTTTTAGTCCGGTTGTCAAGCCGGCTACCATTAGACTCGTGTTATCAATTGCTTTATCAAAGTCATGGAACATAAATCAACTTGATGTAAAAAATGCTTTTCTACATGGCTCTCTTAACGAAACGGTATACATGTATCAACCTTATGGTTTTCGCGATTCAACAAAACCGGATCATGTTTGTTTATTGAAGCGAtcgttatatgggttgaaacaagcacCTCGTGTATGGTACCAACGCTTTGAAACTTTTTCCTCCTCCATTGGGTTCCATCACAGCCACTCGGATCACTCTCTGTTTGTAAATACCCGTGGACACGACACTACGTACTTGTtactatatgttgatgatattattctAGTCACATCCTCGGGTTCTCTACGTACCAATTTAATGTCATTATTTGTGAATGAATTTGCTATGAAAGATTTGGGATCTCTTCATTATTTTTTGGGTATATCAGTCACACGGAATGAAAATGGTCTATTCTTGAGTCAAGAACAATATGCCGAGGATATCGTGATTCATGCTGGTATGGCAGGTTGCAACACTATTCGAACTCCAGTAGATACTAATGGCAAAATGAGTACATCACAAGGTCCTTCATATTCTAACCCAATAGAATTTCGGAGCTTAGCAGGCGCCCTTCAGTACTTAACCTTCACGCGTCGTGACATATCCTATACCGTGCAGCAAATTTGCTTACACATGCACGATCCCAAAGAATGCCACATGCATGCATTACGTCGCATTATCAGATACATTCGTGGTACCGTTTCTCATGGGTTACAATTTACAAAGAGCTCCCTTTCATCCTTAGTTTCTTATACCGACGCCGATTGGGGTGGGTGTCCTGATACACGACGATCCACGTCTGTCTATTGTGTTTTTTTGGGAGGTAATTTAGTTTCATGGTCAGCCAAACGTCAATCCACCGTACCCCCCTCTAGTGCCGAGGCAGAATATCGGGGTGATGCAAATGTCGTGTCTGAATCATGTTGGCTTAGAAATATTCTTTTGGAGCTTTGTTGA